Part of the Thermodesulfobacteriota bacterium genome, CGGAGGCTCATAAACTTCAATTATAGGCCTCTTGCATATGCACTTCAACCGCCCCCGAAAGCCCCGTCCCTTCCTTGAAAGGATACCAAAAGTATATATACTATGTTTCATGGATCCTAAGGAAATAAGGGCAATGATAGAAACGAAAATGCAGAGCGTTTCCGTCGAAGTAGACGGGGACGGCACGCATTTCGAGGCAGTGATAGTCTCTCCCGAATTCGAGGGGAAATCGCTTCTTGAGCGGCACAAAATTGTCTACGATGCCTTGGGCGACGCAATGAAAGAACGCATACACGCCCTTTCTCTCAAGACCTATACCCCGGGACAATGGGAAAGCATGAAGGCCGGCGCCTGAGGCGGGCGGCCGGTTTTTCTTTTAATTCGTACAGGAGGCGGTAACAGTGGAAGACGTAGCGAAAAAAATAGAATCCCAGATAGCGAACAACAAGGTAATCCTCTATATGAAGGGCAGCCGGGACATGCCCCAGTGCGGCTTTTCGGCCAGGGTCGTCAATATCCTGAACTCCTACGGCATCGACTACGAAGCGGTCGACGTTCTCTCGGACCCAGATATAAGACAGGGGATAAAGGACTACTCGAACTGGCCGACAATTCCCCAGCTTTATATAAACGGGCAGTTTATAGGCGGCTGCGACATCTGCGTCGAAATGGACCAGAGCGGCGAGCTGGGCGGGCTCATAAAAGAGGCTTTCAGGGAATAGTCCCTCCTCATTTATTCCTCCATTCATAAAAGTAATCGGAAAGCTTGTCCCTGAGGAAGAGCCTCGCACGGAGGGCCCTCGACTTAACGGCGGGGACCGAAAGGCTAAGGGCCTCGGCGATCTCCTTGCTCGTCATCCCCTCGACGTCCTTCATGTGAAAGACGATCCTGTAATCGGGCGGCAGCTCCTGGATGGCCTTGTCTATGAGCTCGGCGCCTTCCCTGCCGAGCAGCTTCGAATCGGGGGCGTCGCTGAAGTCCTTTTCCTTTACGCCCTCGATCATGCCGTAATTGTTGTAAGGTTTGTAATCTTCCAGGCTTATGTTCCTGTCCCTGTAGCGGGAAGAGTTACGGAGATACATGTAGGCCGCGTTCGACGCCACCCTGTAGAGCCACGTCGAGAACTTCGCCTCGCTCCTGAACGACGACAGCTTTTCGGAAAGGATGATAAAGACCTCCTGGAGAACCTCTTCCGCATCTTTCGGATCGCCGGTAAGCCTATAGGCAAGCCGGTACACCTTGTCCGAGTACCTGTTTACGAGCTCGTTAAAAGCGTCCTCGTTGCGGTCTCCGACGAAAAGCGCGACCAGCTCCTCGTCCCGAAGGTCTTCTACGTCGTGCCCCTCGCTTAACAGATACTCGCCGTTCATGATCATACCTCCGTATCCTTCTCCGGTGTTGACGTTATGGCCTTTCATTCTTTACTACCTCCCCCGGCCTGATAGTTGACCGGTCTTCTTGTAAAATGCGCCCGGAGCGCCCTAGCCCCTAGCACCGGACTCGGCTGCAGCGGCGGCATCTTCTTCACGCCTGATGCATATGCTGAAAACCCCTTCCCCGAGCCTCG contains:
- a CDS encoding BolA family protein, encoding MIETKMQSVSVEVDGDGTHFEAVIVSPEFEGKSLLERHKIVYDALGDAMKERIHALSLKTYTPGQWESMKAGA
- the grxD gene encoding Grx4 family monothiol glutaredoxin, with the protein product MEDVAKKIESQIANNKVILYMKGSRDMPQCGFSARVVNILNSYGIDYEAVDVLSDPDIRQGIKDYSNWPTIPQLYINGQFIGGCDICVEMDQSGELGGLIKEAFRE
- a CDS encoding sigma-70 family RNA polymerase sigma factor; translation: MKGHNVNTGEGYGGMIMNGEYLLSEGHDVEDLRDEELVALFVGDRNEDAFNELVNRYSDKVYRLAYRLTGDPKDAEEVLQEVFIILSEKLSSFRSEAKFSTWLYRVASNAAYMYLRNSSRYRDRNISLEDYKPYNNYGMIEGVKEKDFSDAPDSKLLGREGAELIDKAIQELPPDYRIVFHMKDVEGMTSKEIAEALSLSVPAVKSRALRARLFLRDKLSDYFYEWRNK